The DNA region CCACGAATATCGACAGCTTCAATGTCTCCCTGCGAGATGCGGAAGGCCGGTACTACAGCTTCCCCCGCAGCCCCGCTCTCAAGGTAGAGAAGCACAATCCGTATGCCGGTCATGAGGCGCTTCTCGACATATACACCGACAAGGACATTCACGACGTCGTGTCTTACCTGGAGACCCTGCAATGAAGCTTCTTTCGACCCTCTTTCTTGCCTTGTCCACCTTTGCTTCCATGCAGGTCGCAGGCCAGGTGCAGCAGACGGGCGGGGGCCTCGATCCAGCGGCACTGCTTCATCCGGCACCGGATTCCTGGCCGACTTACAACGGAGATTATTCCGGCAGGCGCTTCAGCGCGCTGACCAAGATCAACGACAGGAATGTGAAGTCGCTGAGTCTTGCGTGGCTCTATCAGCTACCTAATATGGGTGAAGGCATGCTCCGGCGGATTGCAGGTACGCCGGTAGTCGTCAACGGCGTCATCTACATTACGGTGCCGGACCACGTGTGGGCGATTGACGCGCGAACCAGCCGCGCATTGTGGCACTACGAGTGGACCTCGAAGGGCGGCATCCACATCGGCAATCGCGGTGTCGGCATCCTGGGCAATTCGTTGTACTTTGAGACGCCGGACTGCAACCTCGTCGCGCTGAACCTGGCCGATGGAAAGAAACTTTGGAGCCAGCCCGTCTGCGACCTGGACCAGATGTATTACGGCTCGGTGGCTCCCCTGGTGGTGAAGAACCATGTCATCACCGGCGTCAGCGGAGACGATTTGGACCGCCCCGGATTTCTCGAGGCCCACGATCCGGAGACGGGCGCATTGCAGTGGCGCTGGTCGGTTGTGCCCAAACCGGGCGAGCCTGGGTCTGAGACGTGGCCCAATGCCGATGCGATGGCACACGGCGGTGGCATGACCTGGATCTCACCGACCTACGATCCGGAGCTGAATCTTCTTTACGTCGGTACGGGCAATCCGCAGCCCGTGATTGCCGCCAACGGACGCAAGGGGGCCAATCTCTACACGGAGTCCATCGTGGCGCTCCATGCCGATACCGGAAAGATGGCCTGGTACTTTCAGCCGTCGCCGCACGACACCCACGACTGGGATGCGGTGCAGACGCCGGTCCTCTTCGACGGCGAGATCGATGGCAAACCGCGCAAGCTGCTGGCACAGGCAAGCCGCAACGGCTGGTTCTTCGTGCTGGATCGCGAGACAGGAAAGAACTATGTCAGTTCCGAGTTTGTGAAGACGAACTGGACCAAGGGTCTGGACGCCAAAGGGCAGCCGATTCCCAACCCCGCCAAAGAGCCTCAGATCCCCGGCGTACTGGTTTCGCCGGACGCCTCAGGCGGAGTGAACTGGGAGCCGCCGACGTACAGCCCCGCAACGGGGCTGTTCTACGTGAACGCCACGCGCTCGTATTCGATGTTTTACATCTACGACGATAGTGACAAGCCGGAGGGCTGGGGCGGACATCAGATGGGAAGTTGGTCTCAGACGATGCTCGAAGCCATTGACTATCGCACCGGCAAGATCAAGTGGAGCCACCCGTGGGAGGCACCAGGCAACAAGGGCGGGCTGCTCAGCACGGCTGGAAACCTCCTGTTTGCGGGCGATCCGAACAACAATCTTGTCGCGCTCGATGCGACCACCGGCCAACCGCTATGGCACGCCAACTTGAGCACAGGAATGTCGAACGGCCCCATTACGTATGAGCTGGATGGCCATCAATACCTGCTCGTTGGTGCGGGAGACAAGCTGTTTGCCTTCGTCATGAACTAAGCGGCGATACAGGAGGTGCTACTGGCGAGTTCGTCAGTAGCCCACTCTGAACCGTGATCGGATCGTGCTCCTTTGGAGCCGCATATACCCCAAAAGTTGTACGAGTATAGCGACCAATTCCCTATAAGGTGGCAACGTATCCCTTGATAAGGGAACACTTACGGCGTGGCAATGGAATTGCGCACCCGCTTTTCACTGTATCTCTTCCTGGTTCTCGGTGGTGCTGCGGCCTTTAGGCTTCAACCATATTTGGTCTGTTGATAGGAGTGTCTATTTTGAAGCGATTTGGATTCGTGCGGCTCGTACTCTGCCTCGGCCTGCTTTCTTCCGGCGTTTACGAGGCCTCTGCCCTTGATGTGACTTTGAGCGGCGATGCGAGCGTTAACTCCGCCCACGCTTCCGTTAACTATGGCGCGCTTTCGAATCTGTATGTCGGCAATGGCAATATCGCCTTCCTTCAGTTCGATCTGAAGACGCTGCCTGCGGGAACGACCTCGGCGCAGATATCGCGCGCGCTGCTGACCGTCTTTGTGAACCGAGTGAACGCCGCGGGCGCGGTGAGTGTTTCGCCTGTATCGGTGCCCTGGGGTGAATACAGCGTGACTGCGACGACGGCACCGGCGACGGGAAGCTCGATCGGCAGCTTTCCGGTCTCCATTCCCGGACAGTTTATCTCCGTCGATGTAACGGCGCAGGTGCAGGCGTGGCTGAATGCATCGGCCAACGATACCGGGTTTGCGCTGGCATCGAGTGCGGCCAATGTGCTCTTCGACAGCAAGGAGAATGACGAGACTGGCCATGTTGCGCGGCTCGACGTAACGCTGGTCTCGCAGGGACCAATCGGTCCTGCCGGGC from Acidobacteriota bacterium includes:
- a CDS encoding acido-empty-quinoprotein group A, whose protein sequence is MKLLSTLFLALSTFASMQVAGQVQQTGGGLDPAALLHPAPDSWPTYNGDYSGRRFSALTKINDRNVKSLSLAWLYQLPNMGEGMLRRIAGTPVVVNGVIYITVPDHVWAIDARTSRALWHYEWTSKGGIHIGNRGVGILGNSLYFETPDCNLVALNLADGKKLWSQPVCDLDQMYYGSVAPLVVKNHVITGVSGDDLDRPGFLEAHDPETGALQWRWSVVPKPGEPGSETWPNADAMAHGGGMTWISPTYDPELNLLYVGTGNPQPVIAANGRKGANLYTESIVALHADTGKMAWYFQPSPHDTHDWDAVQTPVLFDGEIDGKPRKLLAQASRNGWFFVLDRETGKNYVSSEFVKTNWTKGLDAKGQPIPNPAKEPQIPGVLVSPDASGGVNWEPPTYSPATGLFYVNATRSYSMFYIYDDSDKPEGWGGHQMGSWSQTMLEAIDYRTGKIKWSHPWEAPGNKGGLLSTAGNLLFAGDPNNNLVALDATTGQPLWHANLSTGMSNGPITYELDGHQYLLVGAGDKLFAFVMN